A genomic region of Klebsiella sp. RIT-PI-d contains the following coding sequences:
- the rpmI gene encoding 50S ribosomal protein L35 encodes MPKIKTVRGAAKRFKKTGKGGFKHKHANLRHILTKKATKRKRHLRPKAMVSKGDLGLVIACLPYA; translated from the coding sequence ATGCCAAAAATTAAGACCGTACGCGGTGCTGCTAAGCGCTTCAAAAAAACCGGTAAAGGTGGTTTTAAGCACAAGCACGCTAACCTGCGTCACATTCTGACCAAAAAAGCTACTAAGCGTAAACGTCACCTGCGTCCGAAAGCCATGGTTTCTAAAGGCGATCTGGGCCTGGTAATCGCGTGCCTGCCGTACGCATAA
- the infC gene encoding translation initiation factor IF-3: MKGGKRVQTARPNRINGEIRALEVRLTDLEGEPLGIVSLREAIEKAEEAGVDLVEISPNAEPPVCRIMDYGKFLYEKSKSSKEQKKKQKVIQVKEIKFRPGTDDGDYQVKLRSLVRFLEEGDKAKITLRFRGREMAHQQIGMEVLTRVRDDLSELAVVESFPTKIEGRQMIMVLAPKKKQ; encoded by the coding sequence ATTAAAGGCGGAAAACGAGTTCAAACGGCACGTCCGAATCGTATCAATGGCGAGATTCGCGCCCTGGAAGTTCGCTTAACAGATCTTGAAGGCGAACCCCTGGGTATTGTGAGTCTGAGAGAAGCAATCGAAAAGGCTGAAGAAGCTGGAGTAGATTTAGTTGAAATCAGCCCTAACGCCGAACCGCCAGTTTGTCGTATTATGGACTACGGCAAGTTCCTTTATGAAAAGAGTAAGTCTTCTAAGGAACAGAAGAAGAAACAGAAAGTTATCCAGGTTAAGGAAATTAAATTCCGTCCTGGTACCGATGATGGCGATTACCAGGTAAAACTCCGCAGCCTGGTTCGCTTTCTGGAAGAGGGTGATAAGGCTAAGATCACACTGCGTTTTCGCGGTCGTGAGATGGCCCACCAGCAGATTGGTATGGAAGTGCTGACGCGCGTCCGTGACGATCTGAGTGAACTGGCAGTTGTCGAATCCTTCCCAACGAAGATCGAAGGCCGCCAGATGATCATGGTGCTCGCTCCTAAGAAGAAACAGTAA
- the pheS gene encoding phenylalanine--tRNA ligase subunit alpha gives MSHLAELVASAKAAINQASDVAALDNVRVEYLGKKGQLTLQMTTLRELPAEERPAAGAVINEAKEQVQQALNARKSDLESAALNARLAQETIDVSLPGRRIENGGLHPVTRTIDRIESFFGELGFTVATGPEIEDDYHNFDALNIPGHHPARADHDTFWFDATRLLRTQTSGVQIRTMKNQQPPIRIIAPGRVYRNDYDQTHTPMFHQMEGLIVDTHISFTNLKGTLHDFLRNFFEEDLQIRFRPSYFPFTEPSAEVDVMGKNGKWLEVLGCGMVHPNVLRNVGIDPEVYSGFAFGMGMERLTMLRYGVTDLRAFFENDLRFLKQFK, from the coding sequence ATGTCACATCTCGCAGAGCTGGTTGCCAGTGCGAAGGCAGCCATTAACCAGGCGTCAGATGTTGCCGCGTTAGATAATGTACGCGTTGAATATTTGGGCAAAAAAGGGCAATTGACCCTGCAAATGACGACCCTGCGTGAGCTGCCCGCAGAAGAACGTCCTGCGGCAGGTGCAGTGATCAATGAAGCCAAGGAGCAGGTTCAGCAGGCGTTGAATGCCCGTAAATCCGATCTGGAAAGCGCGGCGCTCAATGCACGCCTGGCCCAGGAAACCATTGATGTTTCACTGCCGGGCCGTCGCATTGAAAATGGCGGCCTGCATCCGGTAACGCGTACTATCGATCGTATCGAGAGTTTCTTTGGTGAACTGGGCTTTACCGTTGCGACCGGCCCGGAGATCGAAGACGATTACCACAACTTTGATGCGCTGAATATTCCAGGCCACCATCCGGCGCGTGCCGATCATGACACTTTCTGGTTTGATGCGACTCGCCTGCTGCGTACCCAGACTTCCGGTGTGCAGATCCGCACTATGAAAAATCAGCAGCCGCCAATCCGTATTATCGCTCCGGGTCGCGTTTATCGTAACGACTACGATCAGACACATACCCCGATGTTTCATCAGATGGAAGGGTTGATTGTCGATACACACATCAGCTTTACCAATCTGAAAGGCACACTGCACGATTTCCTGCGTAACTTCTTTGAGGAAGATTTGCAGATCCGCTTCCGTCCCTCTTATTTCCCGTTTACCGAGCCGTCCGCAGAAGTGGATGTAATGGGTAAAAACGGTAAATGGCTGGAAGTGTTGGGCTGCGGCATGGTGCATCCGAATGTACTGCGCAATGTTGGCATCGATCCGGAAGTTTATTCTGGCTTTGCATTCGGCATGGGAATGGAACGTCTGACTATGCTGCGTTACGGTGTCACCGATTTACGTGCATTTTTCGAAAACGATTTGCGTTTCCTCAAACAGTTTAAATAA
- the rplT gene encoding 50S ribosomal protein L20, with protein MARVKRGVVARARHKKILKQAKGYYGARSRVYRVAFQAVIKAGQYAYRDRRQRKRQFRQLWIARINAAARQNGISYSKFINGLKKASVEIDRKILADIAVFDKVAFTALVEKAKSALA; from the coding sequence ATGGCTCGCGTAAAACGTGGTGTAGTTGCCCGTGCACGTCACAAGAAAATTTTGAAACAAGCCAAAGGCTACTACGGTGCGCGTTCACGCGTATACCGCGTTGCCTTCCAGGCTGTTATCAAAGCTGGTCAGTATGCTTACCGTGACCGTCGTCAACGTAAGCGTCAGTTCCGTCAACTGTGGATTGCGCGTATCAACGCAGCAGCACGTCAGAACGGTATCTCTTACAGCAAATTCATCAACGGCCTGAAAAAAGCCTCTGTTGAAATCGACCGTAAGATCCTGGCTGACATCGCAGTATTCGACAAAGTTGCGTTCACCGCGCTGGTCGAAAAAGCGAAATCAGCTCTGGCCTAA
- the pheM gene encoding pheST operon leader peptide PheM: MNAAIFRFFFYFST; this comes from the coding sequence ATGAATGCTGCTATTTTCCGCTTCTTTTTTTACTTTAGCACCTGA